In Candidatus Chlorohelix allophototropha, one DNA window encodes the following:
- a CDS encoding BMP family ABC transporter substrate-binding protein has translation MRNFRKLGLLVAFITLLSVLLVACGDNTATPVPATTAAATKAATTAAGATTAAATTAAAGATTAAATTAAGATTAAATTAAGATTAAGATTAAAGKKLKVGLVTDVGRVNDKSFNESAWNGVLQAQKELGYDVKYVETTDTKDYAKNIKTFVDDKYDVIITVGFLIGDATIEAAKANPTIKFIGVDQGQDAKNPIANLAGLIFDEDKAGFLIGALAAGVSKSGKLGAVLGTKSVPPVFKYGEGYKNGAAYLWANSPKLVKAGKASEVTLTYHPDGDNAFSDPVWGAQQAAALISAGNDVIFGGGGNTGNGAVEGAAEKGVYVIGVDLDQYYTLPKAAPRLISSATKLITPGVFGLLKAAGDGSFKGGNNVGPVGLAPFHDLDKDVPQELKDAITAIDKGLKDGSIKTNVVVS, from the coding sequence ATGCGAAATTTCAGAAAGTTAGGTTTGCTTGTAGCCTTTATTACGCTACTAAGCGTATTATTGGTTGCCTGTGGCGATAATACCGCTACCCCAGTACCGGCAACAACCGCCGCTGCGACTAAAGCTGCAACTACTGCCGCTGGAGCGACTACTGCCGCCGCCACTACTGCCGCTGCTGGCGCGACTACTGCTGCCGCCACCACCGCTGCTGGTGCGACTACTGCTGCTGCGACTACCGCTGCCGGCGCGACTACCGCTGCCGGTGCTACTACCGCTGCTGCTGGCAAAAAGCTCAAAGTAGGGTTGGTAACAGATGTCGGTCGTGTAAATGACAAGAGCTTCAATGAATCTGCATGGAACGGCGTATTGCAGGCTCAGAAAGAGCTTGGCTACGATGTTAAATACGTCGAAACCACCGATACCAAAGATTATGCTAAGAACATCAAAACTTTCGTAGATGACAAGTATGATGTTATCATAACCGTAGGCTTCTTAATCGGCGATGCTACCATCGAAGCTGCCAAAGCCAACCCCACCATCAAATTCATTGGAGTTGACCAAGGGCAGGATGCGAAAAACCCAATTGCGAACCTTGCCGGACTTATCTTTGATGAAGACAAAGCGGGCTTCTTAATCGGCGCGTTGGCTGCTGGCGTAAGCAAGAGCGGCAAACTCGGCGCGGTACTAGGTACCAAGTCGGTTCCTCCCGTCTTCAAGTACGGCGAAGGCTACAAGAATGGCGCGGCTTACCTGTGGGCAAATAGCCCCAAACTGGTAAAAGCTGGCAAAGCCTCGGAAGTAACCTTGACCTACCACCCGGACGGCGACAATGCTTTCAGTGACCCGGTATGGGGCGCACAGCAAGCTGCCGCTCTCATCTCCGCCGGTAATGATGTTATCTTCGGTGGTGGTGGCAACACCGGCAACGGTGCGGTCGAAGGCGCAGCCGAAAAAGGCGTTTACGTCATCGGCGTTGACCTTGACCAATATTACACTCTGCCGAAAGCTGCCCCACGCTTGATTTCAAGCGCCACCAAGCTCATCACCCCCGGCGTATTTGGCTTGTTGAAAGCCGCTGGTGATGGTAGCTTCAAGGGTGGAAACAACGTGGGACCTGTCGGTCTTGCTCCTTTCCACGACCTTGACAAGGATGTTCCTCAAGAGCTTAAAGATGCGATTACCGCTATCGACAAAGGTCTTAAGGATGGTTCCATCAAAACGAATGTGGTAGTCAGCTAG
- a CDS encoding ABC transporter permease, producing the protein MASPAVTLETEKRNILAKIFRQLFIPLLGIITALIVGAIIIFISGFSPLQAYGGLWKGSFGDLEAINGTLATATPYMFTALAVVFAFRAGLFNIGAEGQIKIGAISAAWVGINVGGLPSFLAIPLTLAGGCLGGALWGAIPGALKAWSGAHEVITTIMLNYIATFITSWLVGADGPMKAPARMSQSDQIGENARIGTIVQGQPLHWGLVIGVTMALTVWFILYKTPLGLEIRTVGANPSAARYAGINLKFILLATMAIAGMLAGMAGSLEVMGSPGFRYRYNAALGSGYGFDSIAIALLAKNNPLAVIAAVILFGALKQGASQMQFDTVAADGRQLPGDLILMIQALVILFVAADQVLRWLYRIKAQGGEGVVLTRGWGKAE; encoded by the coding sequence ATGGCTTCACCTGCCGTAACGCTTGAAACCGAAAAAAGAAATATTCTGGCAAAAATATTCCGCCAATTATTTATCCCACTGCTGGGCATAATAACCGCTCTGATTGTAGGGGCGATTATTATTTTTATATCGGGTTTCAGCCCGTTACAGGCTTATGGTGGTTTGTGGAAAGGCTCATTTGGCGACCTAGAAGCCATAAACGGTACGCTCGCCACTGCTACCCCTTATATGTTCACGGCATTGGCAGTAGTCTTTGCCTTTCGCGCCGGGCTGTTTAACATTGGGGCGGAAGGACAAATAAAAATCGGGGCGATTTCCGCCGCTTGGGTTGGAATAAACGTCGGGGGCTTACCCAGTTTTCTTGCCATCCCGCTCACGCTGGCAGGCGGTTGTCTCGGCGGAGCGTTATGGGGCGCAATACCGGGCGCACTCAAAGCATGGTCAGGCGCACATGAAGTAATTACCACCATTATGCTCAATTATATCGCCACCTTCATTACCTCTTGGTTGGTAGGCGCAGACGGGCCTATGAAAGCCCCCGCTCGCATGAGCCAGAGCGACCAAATCGGCGAGAATGCCCGTATCGGCACGATCGTGCAAGGGCAACCGCTACACTGGGGTCTGGTAATCGGTGTCACAATGGCGCTAACGGTCTGGTTTATCCTCTACAAAACACCGCTCGGCTTAGAAATACGCACCGTAGGCGCAAACCCAAGCGCGGCACGCTATGCCGGTATCAACCTGAAATTTATACTACTGGCGACAATGGCAATCGCCGGGATGCTAGCAGGTATGGCAGGTTCGCTTGAAGTAATGGGTAGCCCCGGTTTCCGCTACCGCTACAACGCCGCTTTGGGTTCTGGCTACGGCTTTGACAGCATCGCTATTGCCTTACTTGCCAAAAATAACCCACTGGCAGTAATTGCCGCTGTAATTCTTTTTGGCGCGCTCAAGCAGGGCGCCAGCCAGATGCAATTTGACACAGTTGCGGCAGATGGGCGACAGTTACCCGGCGACCTAATTTTAATGATACAGGCGCTGGTGATTCTCTTCGTAGCGGCAGATCAGGTATTGCGTTGGTTGTACCGGATTAAGGCACAGGGTGGTGAAGGCGTGGTGTTAACACGCGGTTGGGGTAAGGCGGAGTAG
- a CDS encoding ABC transporter permease gives MAQTALKIGNNLKVSRWLRKYTIWMVLAAVVPAVFIWRSAVGQQPVIDTFSVIIFTLAFSTPITLGALSGTFSERSGVVNIAIEGMMLSGAYFGALFTKITGEIWIGFLAAIVVGGLLALFHGALSIYFRVDQIISGTVINIFAFGLTSFLHSLTKKTADATPSKLPSISFKVENTSFTLGFVTILGIVAIFVGHYVLFKTRWGLRTRAVGENPKAADTAGINVFKVRYINVVISGMLAGTAGTYFSLQVLGGFTEGMTVGTGFIALAAMIFGNWNPLNAWGAALIFGLCITADSLLQSWYGNITWLHTITQAIPYVVTIVVVAGVIGRSRPPAAVGTPYTKQ, from the coding sequence ATGGCACAAACAGCCCTGAAAATTGGCAATAATTTAAAAGTGTCGCGCTGGTTACGCAAATACACCATCTGGATGGTGCTGGCGGCGGTTGTTCCGGCTGTGTTTATCTGGCGTTCGGCGGTCGGACAACAGCCCGTAATTGACACATTTTCGGTAATAATCTTCACATTGGCATTTTCCACCCCCATAACGCTTGGCGCATTGAGCGGTACTTTCTCCGAACGTAGCGGCGTGGTAAACATTGCGATTGAAGGCATGATGCTTTCCGGCGCTTATTTCGGCGCACTTTTCACCAAAATAACCGGAGAAATTTGGATTGGCTTTCTTGCAGCAATCGTAGTTGGTGGGCTTTTGGCATTATTTCACGGCGCACTTTCAATCTATTTCAGAGTAGATCAAATCATCAGCGGTACGGTAATCAATATTTTCGCCTTTGGCTTGACCAGCTTTTTGCACAGCCTCACTAAGAAAACGGCAGATGCTACCCCTTCAAAGCTCCCCTCTATCAGCTTTAAGGTTGAAAATACTTCTTTTACGCTAGGGTTTGTCACAATCCTTGGCATAGTTGCCATCTTTGTCGGGCATTATGTGTTGTTCAAAACGCGCTGGGGTTTGCGTACCAGAGCAGTAGGCGAAAATCCCAAAGCCGCCGATACTGCTGGAATAAACGTTTTTAAAGTGCGCTACATAAACGTGGTAATCAGCGGTATGTTGGCAGGTACGGCAGGGACATATTTCTCGCTACAGGTGTTGGGGGGCTTCACCGAAGGTATGACGGTAGGCACAGGCTTTATCGCGCTGGCAGCCATGATTTTCGGAAACTGGAATCCGCTTAATGCGTGGGGTGCGGCTTTGATTTTCGGCTTGTGTATCACCGCCGATAGCTTGTTGCAAAGTTGGTATGGCAACATTACTTGGCTACATACCATCACCCAAGCTATTCCCTATGTAGTTACAATTGTGGTAGTAGCGGGAGTTATCGGCAGAAGTCGCCCACCTGCGGCGGTTGGCACGCCTTACACTAAGCAATAG
- a CDS encoding FmdB family zinc ribbon protein, translating to MPIYEYRCRVCNSKSNLFFRSIAAAPENSENTDLACPKCGNKALSRIFSRFAVRRGSSDEGDGFYEIDRMLANVDESDPQSLARVARKIAQQTGEDIGPEFDEAMSRIESGEDPDSVIEGYDKSAGEDSSIA from the coding sequence ATGCCTATTTACGAATACCGTTGTAGGGTTTGCAATTCCAAATCGAATTTGTTTTTTCGCTCCATTGCTGCCGCCCCTGAAAATAGCGAGAATACTGATTTGGCTTGTCCGAAATGCGGCAATAAAGCCTTATCACGCATATTTTCACGTTTTGCGGTTAGGCGCGGAAGTAGCGACGAAGGGGACGGATTTTATGAAATTGACCGCATGTTGGCAAATGTAGATGAGAGCGACCCTCAAAGCCTAGCGCGAGTGGCTCGAAAGATTGCGCAACAAACGGGCGAGGATATCGGTCCTGAATTTGATGAAGCTATGTCGCGCATAGAATCGGGTGAAGACCCGGATTCTGTCATCGAAGGCTACGACAAGTCTGCGGGTGAAGACAGCTCTATTGCTTAG
- a CDS encoding response regulator transcription factor → MNKILIVEDDTIVQDLVSATLGGDQRYTLLQAYNGHTGLELAKREKPILILLDIDLPRLNGLNVCRTLKSDPDYAHIYILILSAMTQEDDIKAGLDAGANDYFIKPFSPLALLRRVDDILDANSN, encoded by the coding sequence ATGAATAAAATTCTAATAGTAGAAGATGACACAATTGTCCAAGACCTTGTAAGCGCTACACTTGGTGGTGATCAACGTTATACCCTTCTACAAGCATATAATGGTCATACTGGCTTGGAACTTGCCAAAAGAGAAAAACCGATTCTGATTCTTCTTGATATTGATTTGCCTCGCCTGAATGGGTTAAATGTGTGCCGCACCTTAAAGTCCGATCCGGATTACGCACATATTTATATCCTGATACTATCTGCCATGACCCAAGAGGATGACATAAAAGCCGGATTGGATGCTGGCGCAAACGACTATTTTATTAAACCCTTCAGCCCCCTTGCCCTTCTCCGCCGAGTGGATGATATTCTCGACGCTAACTCAAATTGA
- a CDS encoding DMT family transporter — protein sequence MESKNVKQPSTVNLFTRLEQVPGQVWMTLAMLSFAAGNVYDQAATQNINRPGALAAATIQAIPIVIYALSIYLIVVRRRRSSAAHVETTEIKRYRGQGRRLFMLAGVFTQIGTAAFFQALIVSGFQGLNITLPFVQTWELLAIIMGVLFLKEKATRYIYAGMIIMVIGLAGVAIATHSQENPFLSPDWWWAIPFGLSAAFCWASAAILARAGMNRGVSAFGGLSLQYFAGAIGAFLLMCVLGDGKFQLLTFNEIGQQFNLSEQVWLYLLGGAIINGILATGFLTFALRVAPAYKVLPINAVYPALAVLLGWLVLGDRNRPDLWAFLSLLVVAAGLIFTQVGPIILPARSRPGIARK from the coding sequence ATGGAAAGTAAAAATGTGAAACAGCCTTCTACTGTTAACCTGTTCACCCGGCTTGAGCAGGTTCCGGGGCAGGTTTGGATGACACTGGCAATGCTCAGTTTCGCTGCCGGTAATGTGTACGATCAAGCCGCTACCCAGAATATCAACCGTCCCGGCGCATTGGCTGCCGCTACCATTCAAGCCATACCTATAGTAATCTATGCCTTATCAATTTACCTGATAGTAGTCAGAAGGCGGCGCAGTAGCGCAGCGCATGTCGAAACCACCGAGATTAAGCGCTACCGAGGGCAAGGACGTAGGCTTTTTATGCTGGCGGGCGTTTTTACCCAAATCGGCACCGCCGCCTTCTTTCAAGCGTTGATTGTCAGCGGCTTTCAGGGCTTGAACATCACCCTTCCCTTCGTGCAAACTTGGGAATTACTAGCCATCATTATGGGAGTGCTGTTTTTAAAAGAAAAAGCCACCCGCTATATCTACGCCGGGATGATTATAATGGTTATCGGGTTGGCAGGAGTAGCCATCGCCACCCACTCTCAGGAAAATCCGTTTCTTTCGCCTGATTGGTGGTGGGCAATCCCATTCGGCTTGAGCGCAGCATTTTGTTGGGCAAGCGCCGCAATCTTGGCTAGGGCAGGCATGAACCGGGGCGTATCGGCTTTTGGTGGTCTGTCGCTACAATATTTTGCGGGCGCGATTGGCGCGTTCCTACTGATGTGCGTGCTAGGCGACGGCAAGTTCCAGCTACTCACTTTCAATGAGATCGGGCAGCAGTTTAACCTGAGCGAACAAGTGTGGCTTTACCTACTTGGGGGCGCAATAATCAACGGGATTCTGGCTACCGGCTTCCTTACCTTTGCCTTGCGGGTTGCGCCTGCATATAAGGTACTACCTATCAATGCGGTGTATCCCGCGCTGGCGGTATTGCTTGGCTGGTTGGTGCTAGGCGATCGCAATCGTCCCGATTTGTGGGCGTTTCTCTCATTGCTGGTCGTGGCAGCAGGGCTTATTTTCACTCAGGTAGGTCCGATAATCCTACCAGCAAGGTCGCGACCGGGCATAGCCAGAAAATAG
- a CDS encoding CoA-binding protein, protein MSTTDLTIDEIVQEAVDNKVWALVGASTNPDKYGNVILHNMANAGYTIYPINPRATEIDGIKCYPNLSALPEKPTVVDFVLPAKLSLPFLEEAARLGIKTVWFQPGAESRENIARAKELGLQIIYNACCMVAKGRRHWR, encoded by the coding sequence ATGAGTACAACCGATTTGACGATTGACGAAATCGTCCAAGAAGCGGTGGATAACAAAGTATGGGCGTTGGTGGGCGCAAGCACCAACCCCGATAAGTACGGCAATGTTATCCTACATAACATGGCGAACGCGGGTTATACCATCTACCCCATCAACCCGCGCGCTACCGAAATTGACGGCATTAAATGTTACCCGAATCTTTCGGCGTTGCCCGAAAAACCGACAGTGGTAGATTTTGTCTTACCCGCCAAACTTTCGCTACCTTTTCTGGAGGAAGCGGCAAGGTTGGGTATCAAGACGGTCTGGTTTCAGCCCGGCGCAGAATCAAGGGAGAACATTGCCCGTGCAAAGGAATTGGGTTTGCAGATAATCTATAACGCTTGCTGTATGGTAGCCAAAGGGCGGCGACACTGGCGTTAA
- a CDS encoding oxidoreductase: MTHWTTNDIPDQHGRIAVITGANSGLGYETSLALAAKGAQVIMTSRDPERGKAALNRIKQQLPAASLELMTLDLGSLASIRSFALEFRAKYSRLDLLINNAGVMAIPFRKTVDGFETQLGTNHLGHFALTGLLLDTILETPSSRIVNVSSGLHRSGYIHFDDLYLEKKYTPYAAYSQSKIANLYFTFELQRKLEALGSKTISVSAHPGYAATNLQGTSASSTGSKLNVFMYKLANTLVAQSQAKGALPQLYAATAPEVKGGEFFGPHFMGYRGYPKLEKAADKAYDKEIAAKLWKVSEELTGVKFSFVAQTV; this comes from the coding sequence ATGACTCATTGGACTACTAACGATATACCCGACCAACATGGACGCATTGCCGTTATTACGGGCGCAAACAGTGGGCTTGGTTACGAAACTTCGCTGGCGTTGGCGGCTAAGGGCGCACAAGTGATAATGACCAGTCGCGACCCCGAAAGAGGCAAAGCGGCTTTGAACCGAATCAAGCAACAACTTCCTGCCGCTTCGCTGGAATTGATGACGCTTGATTTGGGTAGCCTAGCCTCGATTCGCAGCTTTGCGCTGGAGTTTCGGGCGAAGTATTCCCGGCTCGATTTGCTGATTAACAATGCCGGGGTTATGGCGATTCCTTTCCGCAAAACGGTGGACGGTTTCGAGACTCAATTAGGTACTAACCATCTAGGTCACTTTGCGCTGACCGGGCTGCTGCTCGATACTATTTTAGAGACGCCTAGTAGTCGGATTGTGAATGTATCCAGTGGCTTGCACCGCTCCGGTTATATTCATTTTGATGACCTTTATCTTGAAAAGAAATATACCCCTTACGCCGCTTATTCGCAGAGCAAAATTGCGAATCTCTACTTCACTTTTGAACTGCAACGCAAGCTAGAGGCGTTGGGTTCAAAAACTATCAGCGTTTCGGCTCATCCCGGCTATGCTGCTACGAATTTGCAGGGAACTAGCGCCAGTTCTACCGGGTCAAAACTAAACGTATTTATGTATAAACTAGCTAATACGCTAGTCGCACAAAGCCAAGCAAAGGGCGCGTTACCTCAGCTATACGCTGCTACTGCGCCGGAAGTAAAAGGCGGGGAGTTTTTTGGTCCGCACTTTATGGGCTATCGAGGCTATCCCAAGCTCGAAAAAGCGGCTGATAAGGCTTACGACAAAGAGATTGCCGCAAAACTTTGGAAGGTTTCAGAAGAACTGACCGGGGTAAAATTCTCTTTTGTGGCGCAAACAGTCTAA
- a CDS encoding CDC48 family AAA ATPase, with the protein MVLRVIEAAPRDAARSIARIDPNDMKLLGLDVGDIIEIRGMRNTGAKVMPAFPPERGKRIIQIDGLIRRNCGTSIDNSVVVKKVEAGIAKTVVLSPPEDSAPYRERGSQHLLYIKRLLEDLIVSQGDILRINLFGNTQQEFMVMGATPSGVPLKVGPATALRIHTQRAEKQQRAPRRQGGVTYEDIGGLSKQLSRIREMIELPLKYPEVFERLGIDAPKGVLLYGPPGSGKTLIARAVANETNAFFISVSGPEIIHKFYGESEANLRKVFSDAATRAPSIIFLDEIDAIAPKRESVMGEVEKRVVAQLLSLMDGLKSRGRIVVIGATNLPNLLDPALRRPGRFDREISIGVPDRPGREEILTIYTRSMPLAMDVDVPKLAAITHGFVGADLEALCREAALSALRKIIPDIDFANSTIPYDELMNLTVDMSDFMSALKEIEPSAVREVYTEVPDVSWEMVGGLQEIKDALREAVEWPLKYENLFRNTNTTPPRGIMLYGPPGVGKTLIAQALASETEVNFISIKGPELLSKWVGESEKAVREIFKKARQAAPCLIFFDEIDALAPVRGSRVDNGVSERVVAQLLTEIDGIEGMKGVVLLAATNRAELVDPALLRPGRFDLKIQIPAPDLYARRQILEVHARQKPLQDYSILDKLALETEGMVGADLAALCNHAAMVAIRRCVTEFEGSGSTNEMSEALITDIDFEVALGTLRRNTLPSFEKESVE; encoded by the coding sequence ATGGTTCTACGGGTGATTGAAGCTGCCCCGCGAGATGCTGCCCGTAGCATTGCCCGGATTGACCCGAATGATATGAAGCTGCTTGGGCTGGATGTGGGCGATATTATCGAGATACGCGGCATGCGCAACACTGGCGCAAAGGTGATGCCCGCCTTCCCCCCGGAACGTGGCAAGCGCATTATCCAAATTGACGGGCTTATTCGGCGCAATTGCGGCACGTCAATAGATAATAGCGTAGTGGTGAAAAAGGTCGAGGCGGGGATCGCCAAGACGGTGGTTTTATCTCCTCCTGAAGATAGCGCCCCCTACCGAGAGCGCGGTTCTCAGCATTTACTTTACATAAAACGATTACTGGAAGATTTAATCGTATCGCAAGGTGATATACTGCGGATTAACCTTTTTGGCAACACTCAGCAGGAATTTATGGTAATGGGCGCTACTCCTTCGGGCGTACCGCTCAAGGTAGGGCCTGCTACTGCTTTGCGTATCCATACGCAGCGTGCCGAGAAGCAACAGCGTGCCCCTCGCCGACAAGGTGGGGTAACTTACGAGGATATAGGCGGACTGAGCAAGCAGTTGAGTCGTATCCGCGAGATGATAGAGTTACCCTTGAAATACCCGGAAGTGTTCGAGCGGTTGGGAATTGATGCGCCCAAAGGGGTATTGTTATATGGGCCCCCCGGTTCAGGCAAAACCCTGATTGCGCGAGCGGTAGCGAACGAAACCAACGCCTTTTTTATCAGTGTGAGCGGTCCGGAAATCATTCACAAGTTTTACGGCGAAAGCGAAGCGAACTTACGCAAGGTTTTTAGCGATGCCGCTACTCGCGCCCCTAGCATTATCTTTTTGGATGAGATTGATGCCATTGCCCCCAAACGAGAGTCGGTGATGGGCGAAGTGGAGAAGCGAGTGGTAGCACAATTGCTGTCACTCATGGATGGGCTGAAGAGTCGCGGGCGCATTGTGGTCATCGGTGCAACCAATCTGCCCAATCTCCTTGACCCTGCTTTGCGTCGTCCCGGACGCTTTGATCGGGAAATTTCAATCGGTGTGCCGGATCGCCCCGGACGTGAGGAGATTCTCACTATCTACACCCGCAGTATGCCGCTGGCAATGGATGTGGATGTGCCAAAACTGGCGGCGATAACGCATGGCTTTGTAGGGGCTGATTTGGAAGCGCTTTGTCGTGAGGCGGCTCTCAGCGCGTTGCGTAAGATTATCCCCGATATAGATTTCGCCAACTCTACGATTCCCTATGATGAGTTGATGAACCTGACGGTGGATATGAGCGATTTCATGTCCGCGCTAAAAGAAATCGAGCCAAGCGCGGTGCGCGAAGTTTATACCGAAGTGCCGGATGTTTCGTGGGAAATGGTGGGCGGTTTACAGGAAATAAAAGATGCTTTGCGCGAAGCTGTAGAATGGCCCCTCAAATATGAAAACCTATTCCGCAATACCAACACTACCCCTCCACGTGGGATTATGCTCTATGGCCCGCCCGGTGTAGGCAAAACTCTGATTGCACAGGCGCTTGCCAGTGAAACCGAGGTGAACTTTATCTCTATCAAAGGCCCGGAATTGCTCAGCAAATGGGTGGGCGAGAGCGAAAAAGCGGTGCGCGAAATTTTCAAGAAAGCGCGTCAAGCTGCCCCTTGTCTGATCTTTTTCGATGAAATTGATGCGCTTGCCCCGGTGCGCGGTTCACGGGTGGATAACGGCGTTTCCGAACGGGTGGTGGCGCAATTGCTCACCGAGATTGACGGAATCGAGGGCATGAAGGGCGTAGTATTGTTGGCAGCAACCAATCGGGCAGAATTGGTTGACCCCGCGCTGTTGCGACCGGGTCGCTTTGACCTGAAAATTCAGATTCCTGCGCCTGATCTATACGCACGCCGTCAGATTCTAGAGGTGCATGCTCGCCAAAAACCGCTGCAAGATTACTCCATTCTGGATAAACTGGCGCTTGAAACAGAGGGTATGGTGGGCGCAGACCTTGCCGCGCTGTGCAATCATGCGGCGATGGTAGCAATTCGCCGTTGCGTGACTGAATTTGAGGGAAGCGGTAGCACCAATGAAATGTCGGAAGCCTTGATTACCGATATTGATTTTGAGGTGGCGTTAGGCACTTTGCGCCGCAACACGCTGCCTTCTTTTGAAAAAGAGTCGGTGGAATGA